From the Anoplopoma fimbria isolate UVic2021 breed Golden Eagle Sablefish chromosome 14, Afim_UVic_2022, whole genome shotgun sequence genome, one window contains:
- the cldn5b gene encoding claudin-5b: protein MLAACMEFLGLAMCLTGSLLVMVACGLPMWKVTAFIDSNIVVAQTIWDGLWMSCVVQSTGQMQCKVHDSVLALSQDLQTARALSIVSAVLGVVALSVTVAGAQCTNCIQVEAVKARVVNAGGVIYIFSGLFVLVPLCWMANNIIVDFHDPHVPPSKKREIGAAIYVGWAATALLLLGGTLLCCSLSRGVRDTKTSKTSKTSKTSTSTGDFDKKHYV, encoded by the coding sequence ATGCTCGCAGCATGCATGGAGTTCCTCGGCCTCGCAATGTGCCTGACCGGCTCCCTGCTGGTGATGGTGGCCTGCGGGCTGCCCATGTGGAAGGTCACTGCGTTCATCGACTCCAACATCGTGGTGGCGCAGACCATCTGGGACGGCCTGTGGATGTCGTGCGTGGTGCAGAGCACAGGCCAGATGCAATGCAAGGTGCACGACTCTGTGCTGGCCCTGAGCCAGGACCTGCAGACCGCCCGGGCCCTCTCCATCGTCTCGGCCGTGCTCGGGGTGGTGGCTCTCTCGGTGACGGTGGCCGGTGCGCAGTGCACCAACTGCATCCAGGTGGAGGCGGTGAAGGCGCGGGTGGTGAACGCCGGAGGTGTGATCTACATCTTCAGCGGGCTCTTCGTGCTGGTGCCTCTCTGCTGGATGGCCAACAACATCATAGTGGACTTCCACGACCCGCATGTGCCGCCGTCCAAGAAGCGAGAGATCGGCGCGGCCATCTACGTGGGCTGGGCCGCcacggcgctgctgctgctgggaggcACGCTGCTCTGCTGCTCGCTGTCCCGGGGGGTGCGGGACACCAAGACCAGCAAGACCAGCAAGACCAGCAAGACCAGCACCTCCACTGGGGACTTTGACAAGAAGCACTATGTGTAG
- the acads gene encoding short-chain specific acyl-CoA dehydrogenase, mitochondrial has product MAALFTARRALGLCLSGRRSLSQLAELPETHQLLRQTCRDFADRELTPIAGKLDKEHAFPARQIQDLGAMGVMAIEVPEELGGAGMDYLAYSLAMEEISRGCASTGVVVSVNNSLYIGPILKNGTEEQKKQWITPFTTGEKVGCFGLSEPGNGSDAGAASTVARQDGDEWVLNGTKAWITNSWDASAAVVFATTDKKLKHKGISAFLIPMPHPGLSLGKKEDKLGIRASSTANIILEDCRIPLGNILGPRGAGFKIAMQTLDSGRIGIAAQALGIAQASLDCAADYALKRTAFGAPIGKLQAIQFKLADMSVAVESARLLTWKASLLRDSGKPFTKEAAMAKLAASEAATLCAHQAIQVLGGMGYVADMPAERHYRDARITEIYEGTSEIQRLVIAGQVLKEYQS; this is encoded by the exons ATGGCTGCACTGTTCACAGCGAGGAGAG CTCTCGGCTTGTGTCTCTCCGGTCGTAGAAGTCTGTCTCAGCTGGCGGAGCTACCGGAGACCCATCAGCTTCTGAGACAGACCTGCAGAGACTTCGCCGACCGAGAGCTGACACCCATCGCCGGAAAGCTGGACAAAGAGCACGCCTTTCCTGccagacag ATTCAGGATTTGGGGGCGATGGGGGTGATGGCCATCGAGGTCCCAGAGGAGCTGGGTGGAGCTGGGATGGACTACCTGGCCTACAGTCTGGCTATGGAGGAGATCAGCCGAGGCTGCGCCAGCACCGGAGTGGTGGTGTCCGTTAATAAT TCTCTCTACATCGGACCGATACTGAAGAACGGAacagaagagcagaagaagcagTGGATCACACCGTTCACCACCGGGGAGAAGGTCGGCTGCTTCGGCCTCAGCGAGCCAG GTAACGGCAGCGATGCGGGTGCCGCCTCCACGGTGGCTCGTCAGGACGGAGACGAGTGGGTTCTGAACGGAACCAAAGCCTGGATCACCAACAGCTGGGACGCCTCCGCCGCCGTGGTGTTCGCCACCACGGACAAGAAGCTCAAGCACAAG GGCATCAGTGCCTTCCTGATCCCGATGCCTCACCCGGGCCTCTCTCTGGGGAAGAAGGAGGACAAGCTGGGCATCAGAGCCTCGTCCACCGCCAACATCATCCTGGAGGACTGCAGGATCCCTCTGGGCAACATTCTGGGACCGCGAGGAGCCGGATTCAAGATCGCCATG CAAACCCTGGACAGCGGGCGGATCGGCATCGCGGCTCAGGCCCTCGGCATCGCTCAGGCCTCTCTGGACTGCGCCGCCGACTACGCACTCAAACGCACCGCCTTCGGAGCGCCCATCGGAAAACTGCAGGCCATACAG TTCAAGCTGGCCGACATGTCTGTAGCAGTAGAGAGCGCCCGTCTGCTCACCTGGAAGGCTTCACTTCTTCGAGATTCAGGGAAACCTTTCACCAAG GAAGCAGCCATGGCCAAACTAGCAGCGTCTGAAGCCGCCACTTTATGCGCCCATCAG GCGATCCAGGTTCTGGGTGGGATGGGTTACGTGGCCGACATGCCCGCTGAGAGGCACTACCGCGACGCTCGCATCACGGAGATCTACGAGGGCACCAGTGAGATCCAGAGGCTGGTTATCGCCGGACAGGTTCTGAAGGAATACCAGTCGTAG
- the crybb1 gene encoding beta-crystallin B1 gives MSQTAKSASSQGTDAKDKGAPAPAASSKATKTGEPGVGSYRIMMFDQENFQGRMIEVQNECMNVCDRGMDRVRSIIVECGPFVAFEQTNFRGEMFILEKGEYPRWDTWSNSYRSDCLMSLRPVRMDSMEHKICLYELSDFKGNKMEIQEDDVPTLWAHGFCDRVGSVRVPGGAWVGYQYPGYRGYQYLFECGDYKHYNDFSAFQPQIQSMRRIRDMQFHQRGCFTFTSASK, from the exons ATGTCTCAGACCGCCAAGTCCGCCTCCAGCCAGGGCACCGACGCCAAGGACAAGGGTGCCCCAGCTCCAGCCGCTTCCAGCAAGGCCACCAAGACCGGAGAGCCCGGCGTGGGATCCTACAGA ATCATGATGTTCGACCAGGAGAACTTCCAGGGCCGGATGATCGAGGTCCAGAATGAGTGTATGAACGTGTGTGACCGTGGCATGGATAGAGTGCGTAGTATCATTGTGGAGTGCGGCCC CTTCGTTGCCTTTGAGCAGACTAACTTCCGCGGGGAGATGTTCATCCTGGAGAAGGGAGAGTATCCTCGCTGGGATACCTGGAGCAACTCCTACCGCAGCGACTGCCTCATGTCCCTCAGGCCCGTCCGCATG GACAGCATGGAGCACAAGATCTGCCTGTACGAGCTCTCCGACTTCAAGGGCAACAAGATGGAGATCCAGGAGGATGATGTGCCCACCCTCTGGGCGCATGGCTTCTGTGACAGAGTGGGCAGCGTGAGGGTCCCAGGAGGAGC GTGGGTTGGATACCAGTACCCTGGATACAGAGGCTACCAGTACCTGTTTGAGTGCGGTGACTACAAACACTACAACGACTTCAGCGCCTTCCAGCCTCAGATCCAGTCCATGCGCCGCATCAGGGACATGCAGTTCCACCAGAGAGGATGCTTCACCTTCACCTCCGCCAGCAAGTGA